The following are encoded in a window of Rosa chinensis cultivar Old Blush chromosome 4, RchiOBHm-V2, whole genome shotgun sequence genomic DNA:
- the LOC112198313 gene encoding transcription factor bHLH123 isoform X3, which produces MAAADQCRLDNTGNCVAISSSTQPNWWDHDHLHAAAAAAAAGSHLSASSWPWHQHQHQQPNPNSNSSCDEDVSMSSTSFTNASNHSSLSVDSSRRLVDQRSASPNDDMNNIGEQVSDNQIWRQVLLSVGNNDLNSSMTHDVGENFLDALSSKNLSNTAMYEPACDYLKKLDNDSSNWEFTNSSSAAATMHASNLNNFERQININGSFSSENLSNLVSTWSIAPPEPQVANSPFFNLPQVSCYGANNNLMKVESAAQLAGANLHGRPFSSDNGSNIDYQIGHNNTMAADNSYYGSGNGLVMPDSYSSSNSARNFTDVISFNSRLGKPLMDHSHHAQKPSNFKSLINLSDNISKKQGLQTSSPTRMSGRGQGTANESAGKKKRTDESSTSSEIVLKKPKQETSAVNSSSSVKMQAPKVKVADKITALQQIVSPFGKTDTASVLYEAIQYIKFLQDQVQLLSSPYLKTNPHKQDPWGKLDQIRGDHHPKVDLKSRGLCLVPTSCTPPVYRENTGSDYWTPTYRGCLYR; this is translated from the exons ATGGCAGCTGCTGACCAATGCCGACTCGACAATACTGGAAATTGTGTTGCCATCTCTTCCTCTACACAACCAAACTGGTGGGATCATGATCACCTCCATGCAGCAGCTGCAGCTGCCGCTGCCGGCTCTCATCTCTCGGCTTCTTCGTGGCCGTGGCACCAGCACCAGCACCAGCAGCCAAACCCTAACTCCAACTCTTCTTGCGATGAGGATGTTTCAATGTCCAGTACTTCCTTTACCAATGCCTCCAACCATTCCAGCCTCAGCGTTGATTCCTCTCGCAGACTAGTTGATCAGCGTTCTGCTTCGCCCAACGACGACATGAATAATATTGGAGAACAGGTTTCTGATAATCAAATATGGAGACAAGTTCTATT AAGCGTCGGAAACAATGATTTGAACAGCAGTATGACTCATGATGTAGGAGAGAACTTCCTTGATGCACTATCATCCAAGAACTTGTCAAATACTGCTATGTACGAACCTGCTTGTGATTACTTGAAGAAATTGGACAACGACAGTAGCAATTGGGAGTTCACAAACTCATCATCAGCTGCAGCTACTATGCATGCATCTAATCTCAACAATTTCGAAAGGCAAATCAACATTAATGGATCGTTTAGCAGCGAGAACTTGTCTAATCTAGTCAGCACCTGGTCCATTGCGCCACCTGAACCACAAGTAGCCAATAGCCCTTTCTTCAATCTTCCTCAAGTGTCATGTTACGGTGCTAATAATAATTTGATGAAAGTTGAAAGTGCTGCACAATTAGCTGGAGCAAACTTGCATGGAAGGCCATTTAGTTCTGATAATGGGAGCAATATTGACTATCAGATTGGCCACAACAACACAATGGCTGCAGATAATAGCTACTATGGATCCGGAAATGGTTTAGTGATGCCCGATTCGTACTCTTCATCCAACAGTGCTAGAAATTTCACAGATGTCATATCTTTTAACAGTCGATTAGGCAAGCCGTTGATGGATCATAGTCACCATGCACAAAAGCCGAGTAACTTCAAATCTTTGATCAACTTATCTGATAACATTTCAAAGAAGCAAGGCCTCCAAACTTCTTCGCCG ACAAGAATGAGTGGAAGAGGACAAGGAACTGCAAATGAATCCGCAGGGAAGAAGAAACGAACAGATGAGAGTAGTACATCATCAGAAATAGTTTTGAAAAAGCCTAAGCAAGAAACTTCAGCAGTTAATTCATCATCATCTGTAAAG ATGCAGGCACCAAAAGTCAAGGTTGCTGATAAGATCACGGCCCTTCAACAAATCGTGTCTCCATTTGGAAAG ACTGATACAGCTTCAGTACTATATGAAGCGATTCAGTACATTAAGTTCCTCCAAGACCAAGTACAG CTATTGAGTAGCCCTTATTTGAAGACAAATCCGCATAAG CAGGATCCATGGGGAAAATTGGATCAAATTAGGGGAGATCATCACCCAAAGGTGGATCTGAAGAGCAGAGGCCTATGCTTGGTGCCTACGTCATGTACGCCCCCGGTTTATCGTGAAAATACAGGATCAGACTACTGGACACCAACATACAGAGGCTGTTTGTATAGATAA
- the LOC112198313 gene encoding transcription factor bHLH123 isoform X4, translated as MAAADQCRLDNTGNCVAISSSTQPNWWDHDHLHAAAAAAAAGSHLSASSWPWHQHQHQQPNPNSNSSCDEDVSMSSTSFTNASNHSSLSVDSSRRLVDQRSASPNDDMNNIGEQVSDNQIWRQVLLSVGNNDLNSSMTHDVGENFLDALSSKNLSNTAMYEPACDYLKKLDNDSSNWEFTNSSSAAATMHASNLNNFERQININGSFSSENLSNLVSTWSIAPPEPQVANSPFFNLPQVSCYGANNNLMKVESAAQLAGANLHGRPFSSDNGSNIDYQIGHNNTMAADNSYYGSGNGLVMPDSYSSSNSARNFTDVISFNSRLGKPLMDHSHHAQKPSNFKSLINLSDNISKKQGLQTSSPTRMSGRGQGTANESAGKKKRTDESSTSSEIVLKKPKQETSAVNSSSSVKAPKVKVADKITALQQIVSPFGKTDTASVLYEAIQYIKFLQDQVQVLLSSPYLKTNPHKQDPWGKLDQIRGDHHPKVDLKSRGLCLVPTSCTPPVYRENTGSDYWTPTYRGCLYR; from the exons ATGGCAGCTGCTGACCAATGCCGACTCGACAATACTGGAAATTGTGTTGCCATCTCTTCCTCTACACAACCAAACTGGTGGGATCATGATCACCTCCATGCAGCAGCTGCAGCTGCCGCTGCCGGCTCTCATCTCTCGGCTTCTTCGTGGCCGTGGCACCAGCACCAGCACCAGCAGCCAAACCCTAACTCCAACTCTTCTTGCGATGAGGATGTTTCAATGTCCAGTACTTCCTTTACCAATGCCTCCAACCATTCCAGCCTCAGCGTTGATTCCTCTCGCAGACTAGTTGATCAGCGTTCTGCTTCGCCCAACGACGACATGAATAATATTGGAGAACAGGTTTCTGATAATCAAATATGGAGACAAGTTCTATT AAGCGTCGGAAACAATGATTTGAACAGCAGTATGACTCATGATGTAGGAGAGAACTTCCTTGATGCACTATCATCCAAGAACTTGTCAAATACTGCTATGTACGAACCTGCTTGTGATTACTTGAAGAAATTGGACAACGACAGTAGCAATTGGGAGTTCACAAACTCATCATCAGCTGCAGCTACTATGCATGCATCTAATCTCAACAATTTCGAAAGGCAAATCAACATTAATGGATCGTTTAGCAGCGAGAACTTGTCTAATCTAGTCAGCACCTGGTCCATTGCGCCACCTGAACCACAAGTAGCCAATAGCCCTTTCTTCAATCTTCCTCAAGTGTCATGTTACGGTGCTAATAATAATTTGATGAAAGTTGAAAGTGCTGCACAATTAGCTGGAGCAAACTTGCATGGAAGGCCATTTAGTTCTGATAATGGGAGCAATATTGACTATCAGATTGGCCACAACAACACAATGGCTGCAGATAATAGCTACTATGGATCCGGAAATGGTTTAGTGATGCCCGATTCGTACTCTTCATCCAACAGTGCTAGAAATTTCACAGATGTCATATCTTTTAACAGTCGATTAGGCAAGCCGTTGATGGATCATAGTCACCATGCACAAAAGCCGAGTAACTTCAAATCTTTGATCAACTTATCTGATAACATTTCAAAGAAGCAAGGCCTCCAAACTTCTTCGCCG ACAAGAATGAGTGGAAGAGGACAAGGAACTGCAAATGAATCCGCAGGGAAGAAGAAACGAACAGATGAGAGTAGTACATCATCAGAAATAGTTTTGAAAAAGCCTAAGCAAGAAACTTCAGCAGTTAATTCATCATCATCTGTAAAG GCACCAAAAGTCAAGGTTGCTGATAAGATCACGGCCCTTCAACAAATCGTGTCTCCATTTGGAAAG ACTGATACAGCTTCAGTACTATATGAAGCGATTCAGTACATTAAGTTCCTCCAAGACCAAGTACAGGTG CTATTGAGTAGCCCTTATTTGAAGACAAATCCGCATAAG CAGGATCCATGGGGAAAATTGGATCAAATTAGGGGAGATCATCACCCAAAGGTGGATCTGAAGAGCAGAGGCCTATGCTTGGTGCCTACGTCATGTACGCCCCCGGTTTATCGTGAAAATACAGGATCAGACTACTGGACACCAACATACAGAGGCTGTTTGTATAGATAA
- the LOC112198313 gene encoding transcription factor bHLH123 isoform X2, producing MAAADQCRLDNTGNCVAISSSTQPNWWDHDHLHAAAAAAAAGSHLSASSWPWHQHQHQQPNPNSNSSCDEDVSMSSTSFTNASNHSSLSVDSSRRLVDQRSASPNDDMNNIGEQVSDNQIWRQVLLSVGNNDLNSSMTHDVGENFLDALSSKNLSNTAMYEPACDYLKKLDNDSSNWEFTNSSSAAATMHASNLNNFERQININGSFSSENLSNLVSTWSIAPPEPQVANSPFFNLPQVSCYGANNNLMKVESAAQLAGANLHGRPFSSDNGSNIDYQIGHNNTMAADNSYYGSGNGLVMPDSYSSSNSARNFTDVISFNSRLGKPLMDHSHHAQKPSNFKSLINLSDNISKKQGLQTSSPTRMSGRGQGTANESAGKKKRTDESSTSSEIVLKKPKQETSAVNSSSSVKMQAPKVKVADKITALQQIVSPFGKTDTASVLYEAIQYIKFLQDQVQVLLSSPYLKTNPHKDPWGKLDQIRGDHHPKVDLKSRGLCLVPTSCTPPVYRENTGSDYWTPTYRGCLYR from the exons ATGGCAGCTGCTGACCAATGCCGACTCGACAATACTGGAAATTGTGTTGCCATCTCTTCCTCTACACAACCAAACTGGTGGGATCATGATCACCTCCATGCAGCAGCTGCAGCTGCCGCTGCCGGCTCTCATCTCTCGGCTTCTTCGTGGCCGTGGCACCAGCACCAGCACCAGCAGCCAAACCCTAACTCCAACTCTTCTTGCGATGAGGATGTTTCAATGTCCAGTACTTCCTTTACCAATGCCTCCAACCATTCCAGCCTCAGCGTTGATTCCTCTCGCAGACTAGTTGATCAGCGTTCTGCTTCGCCCAACGACGACATGAATAATATTGGAGAACAGGTTTCTGATAATCAAATATGGAGACAAGTTCTATT AAGCGTCGGAAACAATGATTTGAACAGCAGTATGACTCATGATGTAGGAGAGAACTTCCTTGATGCACTATCATCCAAGAACTTGTCAAATACTGCTATGTACGAACCTGCTTGTGATTACTTGAAGAAATTGGACAACGACAGTAGCAATTGGGAGTTCACAAACTCATCATCAGCTGCAGCTACTATGCATGCATCTAATCTCAACAATTTCGAAAGGCAAATCAACATTAATGGATCGTTTAGCAGCGAGAACTTGTCTAATCTAGTCAGCACCTGGTCCATTGCGCCACCTGAACCACAAGTAGCCAATAGCCCTTTCTTCAATCTTCCTCAAGTGTCATGTTACGGTGCTAATAATAATTTGATGAAAGTTGAAAGTGCTGCACAATTAGCTGGAGCAAACTTGCATGGAAGGCCATTTAGTTCTGATAATGGGAGCAATATTGACTATCAGATTGGCCACAACAACACAATGGCTGCAGATAATAGCTACTATGGATCCGGAAATGGTTTAGTGATGCCCGATTCGTACTCTTCATCCAACAGTGCTAGAAATTTCACAGATGTCATATCTTTTAACAGTCGATTAGGCAAGCCGTTGATGGATCATAGTCACCATGCACAAAAGCCGAGTAACTTCAAATCTTTGATCAACTTATCTGATAACATTTCAAAGAAGCAAGGCCTCCAAACTTCTTCGCCG ACAAGAATGAGTGGAAGAGGACAAGGAACTGCAAATGAATCCGCAGGGAAGAAGAAACGAACAGATGAGAGTAGTACATCATCAGAAATAGTTTTGAAAAAGCCTAAGCAAGAAACTTCAGCAGTTAATTCATCATCATCTGTAAAG ATGCAGGCACCAAAAGTCAAGGTTGCTGATAAGATCACGGCCCTTCAACAAATCGTGTCTCCATTTGGAAAG ACTGATACAGCTTCAGTACTATATGAAGCGATTCAGTACATTAAGTTCCTCCAAGACCAAGTACAGGTG CTATTGAGTAGCCCTTATTTGAAGACAAATCCGCATAAG GATCCATGGGGAAAATTGGATCAAATTAGGGGAGATCATCACCCAAAGGTGGATCTGAAGAGCAGAGGCCTATGCTTGGTGCCTACGTCATGTACGCCCCCGGTTTATCGTGAAAATACAGGATCAGACTACTGGACACCAACATACAGAGGCTGTTTGTATAGATAA
- the LOC112198313 gene encoding transcription factor bHLH123 isoform X1 codes for MAAADQCRLDNTGNCVAISSSTQPNWWDHDHLHAAAAAAAAGSHLSASSWPWHQHQHQQPNPNSNSSCDEDVSMSSTSFTNASNHSSLSVDSSRRLVDQRSASPNDDMNNIGEQVSDNQIWRQVLLSVGNNDLNSSMTHDVGENFLDALSSKNLSNTAMYEPACDYLKKLDNDSSNWEFTNSSSAAATMHASNLNNFERQININGSFSSENLSNLVSTWSIAPPEPQVANSPFFNLPQVSCYGANNNLMKVESAAQLAGANLHGRPFSSDNGSNIDYQIGHNNTMAADNSYYGSGNGLVMPDSYSSSNSARNFTDVISFNSRLGKPLMDHSHHAQKPSNFKSLINLSDNISKKQGLQTSSPTRMSGRGQGTANESAGKKKRTDESSTSSEIVLKKPKQETSAVNSSSSVKMQAPKVKVADKITALQQIVSPFGKTDTASVLYEAIQYIKFLQDQVQVLLSSPYLKTNPHKQDPWGKLDQIRGDHHPKVDLKSRGLCLVPTSCTPPVYRENTGSDYWTPTYRGCLYR; via the exons ATGGCAGCTGCTGACCAATGCCGACTCGACAATACTGGAAATTGTGTTGCCATCTCTTCCTCTACACAACCAAACTGGTGGGATCATGATCACCTCCATGCAGCAGCTGCAGCTGCCGCTGCCGGCTCTCATCTCTCGGCTTCTTCGTGGCCGTGGCACCAGCACCAGCACCAGCAGCCAAACCCTAACTCCAACTCTTCTTGCGATGAGGATGTTTCAATGTCCAGTACTTCCTTTACCAATGCCTCCAACCATTCCAGCCTCAGCGTTGATTCCTCTCGCAGACTAGTTGATCAGCGTTCTGCTTCGCCCAACGACGACATGAATAATATTGGAGAACAGGTTTCTGATAATCAAATATGGAGACAAGTTCTATT AAGCGTCGGAAACAATGATTTGAACAGCAGTATGACTCATGATGTAGGAGAGAACTTCCTTGATGCACTATCATCCAAGAACTTGTCAAATACTGCTATGTACGAACCTGCTTGTGATTACTTGAAGAAATTGGACAACGACAGTAGCAATTGGGAGTTCACAAACTCATCATCAGCTGCAGCTACTATGCATGCATCTAATCTCAACAATTTCGAAAGGCAAATCAACATTAATGGATCGTTTAGCAGCGAGAACTTGTCTAATCTAGTCAGCACCTGGTCCATTGCGCCACCTGAACCACAAGTAGCCAATAGCCCTTTCTTCAATCTTCCTCAAGTGTCATGTTACGGTGCTAATAATAATTTGATGAAAGTTGAAAGTGCTGCACAATTAGCTGGAGCAAACTTGCATGGAAGGCCATTTAGTTCTGATAATGGGAGCAATATTGACTATCAGATTGGCCACAACAACACAATGGCTGCAGATAATAGCTACTATGGATCCGGAAATGGTTTAGTGATGCCCGATTCGTACTCTTCATCCAACAGTGCTAGAAATTTCACAGATGTCATATCTTTTAACAGTCGATTAGGCAAGCCGTTGATGGATCATAGTCACCATGCACAAAAGCCGAGTAACTTCAAATCTTTGATCAACTTATCTGATAACATTTCAAAGAAGCAAGGCCTCCAAACTTCTTCGCCG ACAAGAATGAGTGGAAGAGGACAAGGAACTGCAAATGAATCCGCAGGGAAGAAGAAACGAACAGATGAGAGTAGTACATCATCAGAAATAGTTTTGAAAAAGCCTAAGCAAGAAACTTCAGCAGTTAATTCATCATCATCTGTAAAG ATGCAGGCACCAAAAGTCAAGGTTGCTGATAAGATCACGGCCCTTCAACAAATCGTGTCTCCATTTGGAAAG ACTGATACAGCTTCAGTACTATATGAAGCGATTCAGTACATTAAGTTCCTCCAAGACCAAGTACAGGTG CTATTGAGTAGCCCTTATTTGAAGACAAATCCGCATAAG CAGGATCCATGGGGAAAATTGGATCAAATTAGGGGAGATCATCACCCAAAGGTGGATCTGAAGAGCAGAGGCCTATGCTTGGTGCCTACGTCATGTACGCCCCCGGTTTATCGTGAAAATACAGGATCAGACTACTGGACACCAACATACAGAGGCTGTTTGTATAGATAA
- the LOC112200376 gene encoding plant UBX domain-containing protein 7, translating into MKNNKRKKSKISDGGAEEAKPVAKVPKTSKPEMEAGSAEEQQSMVALFMEIAAGQTDETARRFLQATGWNLEEALQLFYVGNEAGAMAPPQPPAENASNLAEQSSGVDENVAQYGEDEVRAPMPVIRDVLYDDVALYGAGLLSSTSPMTRLPVNESGVIAFRNFNEELKHPGVWESNEGATSATDSSRDNLASLYRPPFQLLFQGSFEKAKSAASVQDKWLMVNLQSNSEFSSHMLNRDTWANEAVSQTIITNFIFWQTYDDTTEGRKVCTYYKLESMPVVLIIDPITGQKMRSWNGMVQPERLLEDLLPFMDSGPRDHHLALSNKRPRESSLPQPQNTNEQASEEDEEVQRALAASMGSMKGTSGTISKDEEEIITDKEEETSLPKVPTYPPLPEEPKGDKSLICRVGVRLPDGRRAQRNFLRIDPIQLLWSFCHSQLKEERPIRLTHAVPGATKCLDYDCESTFEESGLPNTMVSVTWE; encoded by the exons atgaaaaacaataAACGGAAGAAGAGCAAAATCTCAGACGGAGGAGCAGAAGAAGCAAAACCCGTCGCCAAAGTCCCCAAAACG AGCAAGCCGGAGATGGAGGCGGGGTCAGCCGAGGAGCAGCAGAGCATGGTGGCTCTGTTTATGGAGATCGCCGCTGGCCAGACCGACGAGACCGCCCGGCGGTTTTTGCAG GCTACGGGTTGGAACCTAGAGGAAGCACTTCAGCTGTTTTATGTGGGTAATGAAGCGGGGGCGATGGCTCCGCCGCAGCCGCCGGCTGAGAATGCTAGTAATTTGGCTGAACAGAGTTCTGG GGTGGATGAGAATGTGGCACAATATGGTGAGGATGAAGTGCGTGCCCCCATGCCGGTTATAAGGGACGTCCTGTATGATGATGTTGCACTCTATGGGGCTGG GTTGCTTTCATCTACATCACCAATGACAAGACTTCCAGTAAACGAATCGGGTGTGATTGCATTCCGCAACTTTAATGAGGAATTGAAACATCCTGGAGTATGGGAATCAAATGAAGGTGCTACATCCGCAACAGATAGCTCTCGAGATAATCTCGCTTCCTTGTATCGTCCTCCCTTTCAGCTACTGTTCCAGGGTTCTTTTGAAAAG GCAAAGAGTGCTGCTTCCGTCCAGGACAAATGGCTCATGGTGAACTTGCAATCCAATTCGGAGTTCAGCTCCCATATG CTTAATCGAGACACCTGGGCTAATGAAGCTGTTTCTCAAACCATTATCACTAATTTTATCTTCTGGCAG ACATATGATGATACAACTGAAGGCAGGAAGGTTTGTACGTACTACAAATTGGAATCTATGCCTGTTGTTCTCATCATTGACCCCATCACCGGGCAGAAAATGCGTTCATGGAATGGAATGGTTCAACCGGAACGTTTGCTGGAG GATCTATTACCCTTCATGGATAGTGGTCCCAGGGATCATCATTTAGCTTTATCCAACAAGCGGCCTAGGGAAAGTTCTCTGCCTCAGCCACAGAATACAAATG AACAAGCTagtgaagaagatgaggaagtGCAACGTGCATTAGCAGCTTCAATGGGGAGCATGAAGGGGACAAGTGGAACCATTTcgaaagatgaagaagagatcATTACTgacaaggaagaagaaacatCCTTACCTAAAGTGCCTACATATCCACCTTTGCCTGAAGAACCCAAGGGTGATAAGAGCCTCATTTGCAGAGTTGGAGTCCGTCTTCCAGATGGGCGCAGGGCCCAGCGCAATTTTCTACGGATTGATCCTATTCAG CTTTTGTGGTCATTCTGCCATTCACAGTTGAAGGAAGAAAGGCCCATTCGACTGACTCATGCAGTCCCCGGAGCTACAAAGTGTCTGGATTATGATTGTGAATCTACATTTGAAGAGTCTGGTCTCCCCAACACTATGGTCTCAGTCACTTGGGAGTGA
- the LOC112199795 gene encoding LOW QUALITY PROTEIN: eukaryotic translation initiation factor 5B-like (The sequence of the model RefSeq protein was modified relative to this genomic sequence to represent the inferred CDS: inserted 1 base in 1 codon; substituted 1 base at 1 genomic stop codon) translates to MERNRDRKAGEKKEKNTMEAKKKVPKHVRAMQEALAKRKEKEERQRSEXEERLRREEEERLRREEVEREAEEARIRRKEKKKEIIEHKRREGIPVTAKQKQGADKLERYRKQIGVPPPVPATEEENDHKGPSKRPMYHHKNKCIRTNRKIQVGHVAEEKSLQVVHEYSVEEIRIVEDDKGNEWDPYSWEDQAPISSGTEKLRETEVEVEVDMKKDADVEGPSSVSAVEESEEENFLRSPICCVMGHVDAGKTKLLDCIRGTNVQKGEAGGITQQIGATYLPAENIQERIKELKAADDKHMKVPGLLLIDTPGHEPFTKLRSRGSGLCDIAVLVVDIMDGLKPQTIESLNLLKSRNTEFIVALNKVDRLNGWKPCPNAPIIKAMKQQSQDVKNEFNMRVVQIVTQFKEQGINTKLNVNENKRMRETYSIVPISAKSGEDIPDLLSLMVYWTQKSMTEKLTYSNEVQCTVLEVKYVEGLGTTIDVILVNGVLRRGDQIVVCGNHGTPIVTRIQSLLTPEPMKELRVKGKYQHHSEIRATQAIKITSPQGFEHAIAGTALYVVGPDDDLEEVKEAAMEDMMKSVLVNNNKNGSSSTAGDGGVCAQASTLSSLEAMLEFLKAQEVNIPVRGIGIGPIQKKDVRKASVMLEKKILAFDVKVTPEAQKLADELGVKIFVGDIIHEVIKAYMQNLKEEKEKELAAVDEEAVFPCVLKILPNCVFNKKDPIIVGVKVLQGIVKVGTPLCIPQRDFVVIGRIESIENNHKRVDMANKGKEVCIKIVGTNPNQQQVMFGRHFNIEDELVSHISXWLIDVLKSCYRTDLLQEEWKLVLKLKTIFKIL, encoded by the exons ATGGAACGCAACAGGGACAGGAAGGCAGgcgagaagaaagaaaagaacacGATGGAGGCGAAAAAGAAAGTGCCAAAGCATGTGAGGGCAATGCAGGAGGCACTGGCGAAGCgaaaggaaaaggaagagagGCAGAGAAGTGAGTAAGAGGAGAGATTgaggagagaagaagaggagaggctGAGGAGAGAAGAGGTTGAGAGGGAAGCAGAGGAGGCCAGGATtaggagaaaggaaaagaaaaaggagatcATAGAGCACAAGAGAAGGGAAGGCATTCCTGTAACTGCCAAGCAGAAACAAGGAGCAGACAAGTTAGAGAGGTATCGAAAACAGATAGGGGTTCCACCTCCTGTTCCTGCCACTGAGGAGGAGAATGATCACAAAGGGCCTTCCAAAAGACCCATGTATCATCACAAGAACAAGTGTATAAGGACGAATCGGAAAATTCAAGTTGGGCATGTAGCGGAGGAAAAATCACTTCAGGTTGTGCATGAGTACTCTGTGGAAGAGATTAGAATCGTAGAAGATGACAAAGGCAATGAATGGGATCCCTATAGTTGGGAGGATCAGGCACCAATCTCTAGCGGCACAGAGAAGCTAAGAGAAACTGAGGTTGAGGTTGAAGTTGACATGAAGAAAGATGCTGATGTGGAAGGACCGAGTTCAGTTTCTGCTGTTGAAGAGAGTGAAGAAGAGAACTTTCTGCGTTCGCCGATTTGCTGCGTTATGGGGCATGTTGATGCTGGTAAAACTAAGTTGCTGGATTGCATCCGCGGCACGAATGTTCAGAAAGGTGAGGCTGGTGGTATTACTCAGCAGATTGGTGCAACTTATCTTCCTGCTGAGAACATacaagagagaatcaaggagcTGAAAGCTGCTGATGATAAGCACATGAAGGTACCGGGTCTGTTGCTTATTGATACCCCAGGGCATGAGCCATTCACTAAGTTACGGTCACGGGGTTCCGGTTTGTGTGACATTGCTGTTTTGGTTGTTGACATTATGGATGGCTTAAAGCCTCAGACTATAGAGTCACTCAATCTTTTGAAGTCAAGGAATACTGAATTCATTGTTGCATTGAATAAGGTGGACAGACTCAACGGGTGGAAGCCTTGTCCAAATGCACCAATTATCAAGGCAATGAAGCAGCAATCTCAGGATGTGAAAAATGAGTTCAATATGAGAGTCGTGCAGATTGTCACTCAGTTCAAGGAGCAGGGGATTAATACTAAATTGAACGTCAATGAGAACAAACGGATGAGGGAAACATACAGCATTGTACCTATAAGTGCCAAGAGTGGTGAAGACATCCCAGATTTGTTGTCACTGATGGTTTATTGGACCCAGAAATCTATGACAGAGAAACTGACTTACAGCAATGAAGTGCAGTGTACAGTGTTGGAGGTCAAGTATGTTGAAGGCCTTGGGACAACAATTGATGTTATATTGGTTAATGGGGTGCTTCGCCGTGGAGATCAAATAGTTGTTTGTGGTAACCATGGTACTCCTATTGTTACTAGGATTCAATCTTTGTTGACCCCAGAGCCGATGAAAGAGCTTCGTGTGAAGGGAAAGTATCAGCATCATAGTGAAATCAGAGCTACGCAGGCTATCAAGATCACATCACCACAGGGGTTTGAACATGCTATTGCTGGCACTGCTCTCTATGTAGTAGGGCCTGACGATGACTTGGAAGAGGTCaaggaagcagctatggaagaCATGATGAAGTCAGTCCTTGTGAACAACAACAAGAATGGTAGTAGTAGTACGGCTGGTGACGGAGGAGTTTGTGCACAAGCATCAACTCTAAGCTCTTTGGAAGCAATGCTAGAGTTTCTGAAGGCCCAAGAAGTTAATATTCCAGTTCGTGGAATTGGCATAGGCCCTATACAGAAAAAGGATGTCAGGAAGGCCAGTGTGATGCTCGAAAAGAAGATCTTGGCATTTGATGTCAAAGTGACACCGGAGGCCCAGAAACTTGCAGATGAATTGGGTGTGAAGATTTTTGTTGGTGATATAATCCATGAGGTGATTAAGGCCTACATGCAAAACCTCAAGGAGGAAAAGGAGAAGGAGTTAGCTGCTGTGGATGAGGAAGCTGTCTTTCCATGTGTGCTCAAGATTTTACCCAACTGTGTTTTCAACAAGAAGGATCCAATCATAGTTGGGGTTAAAGTTCTTCAAGGCATTGTCAAGGTTGGGACTCCACTTTGTATTCCTCAGAGGGACTTTGTGGTTATTGGGCGCATTGAGTCGATTGAGAATAACCATAAACGTGTTGATATGGCCAACAAGGGGAAGGAAGTTTGCATTAAGATTGTTGGGACGAATCCTAATCAGCAGCAGGTGATGTTTGGTAGGCACTTTAACATTGAAGATGAACTTGTCAGCCATATCT ATTGGTTGATTGATGTGCTAAAATCATGCTACCGGACCGACCTGTTGCAGGAGGAGTGGAAGCTGGTTTTGAAATTGAAGACTATTTTCAAGATACTGTGA